In Coriobacteriaceae bacterium, a single window of DNA contains:
- a CDS encoding ATP-binding protein has translation MEHSKNPFTPTFGSVPPFLAGREHILRDINRGFINGPGDPNLSTIFTGARGTGKTALLSLLSETALEHDWIAANVSAMPGMLEDIIERTKEAADSYLSQPHARINGVQIGPVGIDWTYAQEAQGNWRTRMNGIFKQLEKHDIGLLITIDEVTVDLEEMLQFASVYQHFVREGKKVALLMAGLPYKVSALLRNDSVSFLRRSQYHQLGRITDVEIANAFRKTIEAGGRSITPEALEDAVKAVDGFPYMMQLVGYRTWDVSENSPQISTSDVQQGSLLARMELRDRILETTYQELSDKDIEFLLAMLPDSGPSRVSEIAKRMGVASNYASQYKRRLLEDGVIGERGRGLVGFDIPAFREFLNEKAF, from the coding sequence ATGGAGCACAGCAAGAACCCCTTTACCCCAACATTTGGAAGCGTCCCTCCCTTTCTAGCGGGTCGCGAGCATATCCTGCGCGACATCAACCGTGGCTTTATCAACGGCCCAGGAGATCCCAACCTGTCGACCATTTTTACTGGCGCAAGGGGAACGGGCAAGACGGCACTTCTCTCGCTCCTTTCAGAAACGGCGCTTGAACACGACTGGATCGCAGCAAATGTCTCCGCCATGCCAGGCATGCTCGAAGATATTATCGAGCGAACCAAAGAAGCCGCAGATAGCTACCTCTCACAGCCTCACGCGCGCATAAACGGTGTTCAAATTGGCCCAGTGGGCATCGATTGGACATACGCTCAAGAGGCTCAGGGCAACTGGCGCACGCGCATGAATGGCATCTTTAAGCAACTCGAAAAACATGACATCGGACTTCTCATCACCATCGATGAAGTCACCGTCGATCTCGAAGAAATGCTTCAATTTGCCTCTGTTTACCAGCACTTTGTACGCGAAGGTAAAAAAGTTGCCCTACTCATGGCAGGACTGCCCTACAAAGTATCGGCGTTGCTACGTAACGATTCCGTCTCGTTCCTCAGACGCTCCCAGTATCATCAGCTGGGACGAATCACTGATGTTGAGATTGCAAATGCATTTCGTAAAACCATTGAAGCAGGAGGACGCTCAATCACGCCAGAAGCGCTCGAGGATGCCGTGAAGGCCGTCGACGGATTTCCCTACATGATGCAGCTCGTCGGATATCGCACTTGGGATGTTTCGGAAAACTCGCCCCAAATCAGTACATCCGATGTCCAGCAGGGTTCTCTGCTTGCCCGTATGGAGCTGCGCGATCGTATTCTCGAAACGACCTATCAGGAGCTTTCCGATAAAGACATTGAGTTTTTGCTCGCGATGCTGCCCGATTCTGGCCCCAGCAGGGTCTCGGAGATAGCCAAACGCATGGGCGTCGCCAGCAACTACGCAAGCCAATACAAACGCCGCCTCCTCGAGGACGGCGTTATCGGGGAACGTGGACGTGGCCTCGTCGGCTTCGACATCCCCGCGTTCAGGGAATTCTTGAACGAGAAGGCGTTTTAG
- a CDS encoding flavodoxin family protein, translating to MNIVVLSGSPRKGANTDTMVEAFAETAREGGNTVEVVRVASKKIAGCLGCQYCFAHEGVCVQKDDMANVIESLKDADMVVFASPIYWFDITAQEKAVIDRLYAFGATGFPFTKTALLLDSHSEGVYDAAIAMYKSTCAYCEWEDQGIVTISGMTERDSMASSPKLEEVRELARKLA from the coding sequence ATGAATATCGTTGTATTGAGCGGCAGCCCGCGTAAGGGCGCCAATACCGATACCATGGTCGAGGCGTTTGCCGAGACCGCGCGTGAGGGCGGCAATACGGTCGAGGTCGTCCGCGTTGCCAGCAAGAAGATCGCCGGCTGCTTGGGATGCCAGTACTGCTTCGCCCATGAGGGCGTCTGCGTGCAGAAGGATGACATGGCCAACGTGATTGAGTCGCTGAAAGACGCCGACATGGTCGTCTTCGCTTCGCCTATCTACTGGTTTGATATCACCGCACAGGAGAAGGCTGTCATCGACCGCCTGTACGCCTTCGGTGCTACGGGCTTCCCGTTCACCAAGACGGCCCTTTTACTCGATAGCCACAGCGAGGGCGTCTATGATGCGGCGATCGCTATGTACAAGTCAACCTGCGCGTACTGCGAGTGGGAGGACCAGGGCATTGTCACCATTAGCGGCATGACCGAGCGCGACAGCATGGCCTCCTCGCCCAAGTTGGAAGAGGTGCGCGAGCTCGCCCGCAAGCTCGCCTAA